One genomic segment of Sminthopsis crassicaudata isolate SCR6 chromosome 2, ASM4859323v1, whole genome shotgun sequence includes these proteins:
- the LOC141555630 gene encoding beta-1,3-galactosyl-O-glycosyl-glycoprotein beta-1,6-N-acetylglucosaminyltransferase 7-like: MNQLDATKSGFLVCIGICIFIFIFLYVRNTTPDEPKEEPAYPESTECGFYPDEICSALFEGKGAAPQIGQLCQQNTQQTEITPCLAIPGSCNCSLIFQRLHFITRPLSAEEGNFSLAYIITIHKELAMFVKLLRAIYVPQNVYCIHIDEKSPQNYKTAVKNLVDCFENIFISSKRETVIYGGFSRLQADINCMKDLVSSTFQWKYVINLCGQDYPIKTNKEIIQYIKSKWNGKNMTPGVIQPVHMKYRTHQSYKEYVHQGNAYVYPTKKEKKDPPHNLTIYFGSAYYVLTRQFVEFALTDVRAKDLLEWSKDTYSPDEHYWVTLNRLRDAPGATPNADWEGHIRAIKWKDMEGVVHNGCKGHYVRNICVYGLGDLQWIIESPHLFANKFELTTYPLVMECLERRYRLKVLNQAEIPSESHWHLQETSYFNMKINI, from the exons ATGAACCAGCTGGATGCAACAAAGTCAGGATTTTTAGTGTGCATTGgtatttgcatttttatcttcatttttctttatgtgaGGAATACAACTCCAGATGAACCAAAAGAAGAACCAGCCTACCCAGAATCAACAGAGTGTGGCTTTTATCCAGATGAAATATGTTCAGCTCTTTTTGAGGGGAAAGGGGCTGCCCCTCAAATTGGACAACTCTGTCAGCAAAACACTCAACAGACTGAAATAACCCCTTGCCTAGCAATACCAGGCAGTTGTAACTGCTCTCTGATTTTTCAGAGGCTACATTTCATTACAAGACCCCTGTCTGCAGAAGAGGGGAATTTCTCTTTGGCATATATTATAACCATTCATAAGGAGTTAGCCATGTTTGTGAAGCTTCTCAGAGCTATTTATGTCCCTCAGAATGTTTACTGCATACACATTGATGAAAAATCACCCCAGAATTATAAAACTGCAGTGAAAAACCTGGTTGACTGTTTTGAAAACATCTTTATTTCATCAAAGAGAGAGACTGTGATTTATGGTGGATTTTCAAGACTACAGGCAGATATTAATTGTATGAAAGACCTAGTGAGCTCCACATTTCAGTGGAAGTATGTAATAAACCTATGTGGGCAGGATTATCCAATCAAGACAAACAAAGAAATCATACAATATATCAAAAGCAAATGGAATGGTAAAAATATGACCCCAGGAGTAATTCAGCCTGTGCACATGAAATACAGGACACACCAAAGTTACAAAGAATATGTTCATCAAGGAAATGCTTATGTTTAtccaactaaaaaagaaaaaaaagatccccCACATAACTTAACAATATACTTTggaagtgcttactatgtactcACTAGGCAATTTGTTGAATTTGCACTGACAGATGTCAGGGCAAAAGACTTGCTTGAGTGGTCAAAAGATACATACAGTCCCGATGAGCATTACTGGGTTACACTGAATAGATTAAGAG atgCTCCAGGTGCTACACCAAATGCTGACTGGGAAGGTCATATTCGAGCTATTAAATGGAAAGATATGGAAGGAGTTGTTCATAATGGTTGCAAAG GACATTATGTTCGAAATATCTGTGTGTATGGATTGGGAGATTTGCAATGGATTATTGAATCCCCTCATTTATTCGCTAACAAATTTGAGCTTACAACATATCCACTTGTGATGGAATGCTTAGAGAGAAGATATAGACTTAAAGTACTAAATCAGGCAGAGATTCCTTCAGAATCACATTGGCATTTACAAGAGACTTCctattttaatatgaaaataaatatttga